The following are from one region of the Juglans regia cultivar Chandler chromosome 10, Walnut 2.0, whole genome shotgun sequence genome:
- the LOC118349585 gene encoding protein FAR1-RELATED SEQUENCE 5-like: protein MRFVGFGFCTGLYVMYSLMVGIGTGLYVMYIFVLAVPADKQKMGNEKEQPSTQTLSSSNPPSEAIPSTSPNIPNYMAGYFGPVPTWSPTFLPYPVGNQFPINIQNAGYPFQHIMEPPAPISNTSSATSRIVDSEDNRPDGGETEAPCGSPRAEECTEDKPSPMEPGDGSAEKSQNVQMDDDDTIEEPKSGMEFNSFEDLLSYYKEYGKKCGFGVMTKRTERGEDESVKYVTIACARSGKARNRTLNVANPRPTGKTECKAKINALRQDGVLRLTTVHNIHNHGLSPKKSRFFRCNREVSDAVKRVLDTNDLAGIQTNKSYGSLVVGAGGFENLPFLEKDCRNYIDKARHLRLGAGGAGALRDYFLRMQYKNPGFFYMMDIDDEGRLKNVFWADPRSRAAYQDFGDVVTFDTTYLTNRYGMPFAPFVGVNHHGQSILLGAGLISSEDTETFVWLFETWLQCMDGMAPKAIITDQDRAMKNAIAIVFPKTQHRFCLWHILKKVPEKLGSYSSYKTGMKNALMKCVYDTQLVDEFEKCWDELINTYNLHENAWLQSLYVEREHWIENENLADFQSFNATIPCISTSPIEKRFQELYTNAKFKEVQQQVNGIIDLNLKLHKSEGAVKTYMVEDEVIILEEFTKPVTHFVNFSGEDAVAKCSCGLFEMMGILCRHILVVFRCNDIKFLPEMYILDRWRKDIKRRYTLIHSRYDGGEQRADCNRYSSLLNICYKMITLASGSREHYEDASTKLYAMIDLYRANQEPPSMTQIGSNVHSTAKDTTVDGSREVRSPHVVRGKGRPPSLRRASRMEIDMRKAKAKTKKAPAKGKRKERDGGHTQVVDREDTPIVEVCRNLFGSSEMAIPERERVVVDVIGTEPREILMQSQESMQFGLDGSQPLQ, encoded by the exons ATGAGATTCGTTGGATTTGGATTTTGTACTGGGTTATATGTGATGTACAGCTTAATGGTGGGTATTGGTACTGGGTTATATGTGATGTACATCTTTGTTTTAGCTGTACCTGCTGATAAACAAAA AATGGGAAACGAAAAAGAACAGCCCAGTACGCAAACATTATCTAGCTCAAATCCCCCATCCGAG GCCATACCATCAACTAGTCCAAATATCCCAAATTACATGGCGGGTTACTTTGGACCAGTGCCTACGTGGTCACCGACTTTTTTACCATATCCGGTTGGTAACCAATTTCCAATCAACATACAG AATGCTGGTTATCCATTTCAACATATCATGGAACCGCCGGCTCCTATCAGCAATACAAGCTCTGCCACAAGCAGAATAGTTGATTCAGAGGATAATAGACCTGATGGTGGGGAAACTGAAGCGCCATGTGGATCCCCTAGAGCTGAAGAATGTACTGAGGATAAACCAAGTCCTATGGAACCTGGAGATGGCAGTGCTGAGAAATCTCAGAATGTCCaaatggatgatgatgatacAATTGAAGAGCCAAAATCGGGAATGGAGTTTAATTCATTTGAAGATTTATTAagttattataaggaatatggtaagaaatgcgggtttggggtgatgacgAAACGGACTGAGAGGGGAGAAGATGAGTCTGTTAAATATGTCACAATTGCTTGTGCCCGCAGTGGAAAGGCCCGGAATAGGACGTTGAATGTTGCCAACCCACGTCCGACAGGGAAAACtgaatgtaaggcaaagattaatgccttaaggCAAGATGGTGTGCTTCGGTTGACGACAGTACATAATATCCATAACCACGGTCTCAGTCCAAAGAAATCTCGTttctttcgatgtaatagagaagttagTGATGCCGTAAAAAGGGTCCTTGATACAAATGATTTGGCTGGCATCCAAACGAATAAGAGTTAcggatctcttgttgttggcgcAGGTGGATTTGAGAACCTaccatttttggaaaaggattGTCGTAATTATATTGACAAGGCCAGACATTTACGACTTGGagcaggtggtgctggagcgctCCGGGATTACTTTTTAcggatgcagtacaaaaatcctGGGTTCTTTTATATGATGGATATAGATGATGAGGGGAGGTTAAAAAACGTCTTCTGGGCAGACCCTCGTAGTAGAGCAGCGTACCAAGATTTTGGTGACgtggtcacattcgacaccacGTACCTAACGAATcgatatgggatgccctttgcaccatttgttggtgtaaaccaccatggtcAGTCAATTTTGTTGGGGGCAGGCCtgatttccagtgaggataccgagacctttgtgtggttattcGAGACATGGTTGCAATGCATGGATGGTATGGCTCCGAAGGCTATTATCACTGATCAGGAtagagcgatgaaaaatgcTATCGCAATTGTTTTCCCAAAAACCCAGCATAGATTTTGTCTTTGGCATATACTAAAAAAAGTCCCCGAGAAGCTTGGCTCATATAGTTCGTACAAAACTGGCATGAAAAAtgcattgatgaaatgtgtCTATGACACCCAACTTGTTGATGAGTTCGAAAAATGTTGGGATGAGTTGATTAACACTTACAACTTACATGAGAATGCGTGGTTGCAAAGCCTATATGTTGAGCGTGAACATTGG attgagaatgaaaatcttGCGGACTTCCAGTCATTTAATGCCACAATCCCCTGTATATCTACATCCCCGATTGAAAAGAggtttcaagagttgtacacgaATGCTAAGTTTAAGGAAGTTCAGCAACAAGTCAACGGCATCATTGACTTGAATCTAAAGTTACATAAAAGTGAAGGTGCAGTAAAGACATATATGGTAGAGGATGAGGTAATCATCTTAGAAGAGTTCACTAAGCCGGTTACCCATTTTGTGAACTTTAGTGGCGAAGATGCAGTTGCAAAGTGCTCTTGTGGATTATTTGAGATGATGGGGATATTGTGTCGGCATATTTTGGTCGTATTCAGGTGTAACGATATTAAATTTTTGCCAGAAATGtacattttagatcgatggaggaaagaTATTAAAAGACGATACACATTAATCCACAGCAGATACGATGGAGGGGAACAACGGGCAGATTgtaatagatattcaagtctTTTAAATATCTGTTATAAGATGATTACTCTCGCATCGGGTTCGAGAGAGCATTATGAGGATGCGAGCACTaagttatatgcaatgattgatttgTATCGTGCCAATCAAGAACCCCCATCGATGACTCAAATTGGTTCCAATGTTCACAGTACGGCAAAGGACACTACGGTCGATGGTTCGAGGGAAGTACGTAGTCCGCATGTTGTGCGGGGTAAAGGCAGACCTCCATCTCTAAGaagagcatccaggatggagataGACATGCGGAAAGCTAAAGCAAAGACCAAGAAAGCACCAGCAAAGGGGAAGCGTAAAGag CGGGATGGAGGACATACCCAAGTAGTGGATAGAGAAGATACACCGATCGTAGAAGTatgcaggaatttatttggctCTTCTGAGATG GCTATTCCAGAAAGAGAAAGAGTGGTTGTAGACGTTATTGGAACCGAACCACGAGAAATATTGATGCAGAGTCAAGAAAGC